A window of the Catharus ustulatus isolate bCatUst1 chromosome 23, bCatUst1.pri.v2, whole genome shotgun sequence genome harbors these coding sequences:
- the MEIOC gene encoding meiosis-specific coiled-coil domain-containing protein MEIOC codes for MEVRDGDRDGHRPGTGVGCAPPPFTHPAGRRGCLGLGPVGAEEAPRPDQLCACPRQVFEPRCPFGPRRPPVWGQPNVAFRGGGRCWGSAEAGGRPTDVFSTALPGSASLYGCYKSQNEENVELPQAYSSSLSTSEYSAPMDPSLLYPPWSACTDDTKQPAAPHINLKSRIQPERNDYGSETDLYGLVSNILEEQDKPQPCFAEGSCPPTLKSVWPVNTSRMEHHDLLPEARRAVVGTVPQQGFYGSESIPAADKQFLQSPTLVAQQKADDCYRGFAAVDLEEQSLYSRGDRGNGCNLQASESMKTTSVYQNYPYLKNTFAAQAGYSEAIKDSGADAYSYGREKVCPKGGDAQVHPKQAETFLPQCHRYNENTDYTRYTEYSHAGKAKPNKGTSCSLQENRKLVNGTSEAPSLDAEPYAKLFQVKSGTQKKFEDTISDQHEFTFPKSVGLVSEKQFASESSFGTDFGQKFEYGLKSFAACPGNNGVEKQQFSKADLQNPEFYKSLPLLPSAAVPSAGSSARPGWMNIQTKATASSPFQNPSPLLKLNNQSPAFPKSSRHSNDVFQLPSSNLPLNSNLLHKYCQDNPFLSSLDFGYSTAERARAAACMEALVRGGEENLIEYLSEKKLKQPNGFCDSYLAQQLGIIDNLNKQRFQLKPQSEHCDLEGQSQADGAFQDMYQDLLESQGQLHLGAGNGDTGAIGAGSCLQAPGIPNCMVGDFRRNRQLGPSTFPVRSAHLLGRSVVPVVEPHTLFSQDDLKRLYPCFTEKMYSDSALSGFVSAFGFQKQVKSRSGPASELHVRLEECYEQWRALEKERKKTESALAKNFQGKKVSSTNNIPIPRLTSNPSRVDRLIVDQLREQARVVTLLGKMERLRSSPLHANVSTALDKQLESIHVVQARRKDEIVNASSRQRHGPPRCQDERVVLALAAALRALGLATRKVRTMLWCAFQMTLPKPSAGKRARERLPQEGAAPEEKRAETPPAAAPAPRGPREGGAEGAPGPCSELLHSVYERGEMNSS; via the exons ATGGAGGTGAGAGACGGGGACCGAGATGGGCACCGACCTGGGACGGGGGTTGGCTGTGCTCCTCCGCCCTTCACGCACCCGGCGGGCCGCCGTGGCTGTCTTGGGCTTGGCCCCGTCGGCGCTGAGGAGGCGCCGAGGCCCGACCAGCTCTGCGCCTGCCCTCGGCAGGTGTTCGAGCCCCGCTGCCCCTTCGGGCCTCGACGCCCTCCCGTGTGGGGGCAG CCCAACGTGGCGTTCCGAGGCGGCGGCCGCTGCTGGGGCAGTGCGGAAGCGGGCGGGAGGCCCACGGACGTGTTCAGCACCGCCCTGCCGGGCTCTGCCTCGCTCTATGGCTGCTACAAATCACAG aatgaagaaaatgtgGAGTTACCTCAGGCCTACAGTTCTTCCCTTTCAACATCAGAGTACTCTGCACCCATGGATCCTTCCCTTTTGTACCCCCCTTGGTCTGCGTGTACAGATGACACCAagcagcctgctgctcctcacattAACCTGAAGTCCAG GATTCAGCCCGAAAGGAATGATTATGGCAGTGAAACTGATTTGTATGGACTCGTGTCAAACATCTTGGAAGAACAAGACAAACCACAGCCGTGCTTTGCTGAGGG GAGTTGCCCTCCCACCCTGAAGTCAGTGTGGCCAGTGAACACGAGCAGAATGGAGCACCATGACCTGTTGCCAGAGGCCAGGAGGGCAGTTGTTGGAACAGTGCCCCAGCAGGGATTCTATGGCAGTGagtccatccctgctgctgacaAGCAGTTCCTGCAGAGCCCCAccctggtggcacagcagaaagcagatGATTGTTACCGCGGCTTTGCTGCTGTGGACCTGGAAGAGCAGAGCTTGTACTCCAGGGGTGATCGTGGCAATGGCTGCAACTTGCAGGCCAGTGAGAGTATGAAGACAACATCTGTGTATCAGAACTACCCCTACCTGAAAAACACCtttgcagcccaggctgggtaCTCAGAAGCAATCAAAGACTCAGGAGCTGATGCTTATTCTTATGGAAGGGAGAAGGTGTGTCCCAAAGGAGGAGATGCACAGGTGCACCCAAAGCAGGCAGAAACATTCCTTCCACAGTGTCACAGGTACAATGAGAACACAGATTATACCAGATACACTGAATATTCTCATGCTGGTAAAGCAAAGCCCAACAAGGGCACCAGTTGTAGCctccaagaaaacagaaagctgGTAAATGGAACCTCTGAGGCACCATCTCTGGATGCAGAGCCCTATGCTAAATTATTTCAAGTTAAATCAGGAACTCAGAAAAAATTTGAAGATACAATTTCAGATCAGCATGAATTTACGTTTCCCAAGTCTGTAGGACTTGTATCAGAAAAACAATTTGCGAGCGAATCTTCCTTCGGCACTGATTTTGGGCAAAAATTTGAATATGGACTAAAATCTTTTGCAGCTTGTCCAGGGAATAATGgtgtggaaaagcagcagttttccaAGGCTGATCTTCAGAATCCTGAATTCTATAAATCCCTCCCACTGTTGCCCAGTGCAGCAGTCCCCTCAGCAGGCTCTAGTGCCAGGCCAGGGTGGATGAACATCCAAACCAAAGCCACGGCTTCCAGCCCCTTCCAGAATCCAAGTCCTTTATTGAAACTCAATAATCAGTCACCTGCATTTCCAAAAAGCTCTCGTCATTCTAATGATGTTTTCCAGTTACCATCTTCAAATTTGCCTTTAAATAGTAATTTACTTCACAAGTACTGTCAAGACAACCCATTCCTGTCCAGCCTTGACTTCGGCTACAGCACTGCAGAGCGAGCTCGAGCGGCTGCGTGCATGGAAGCCCTGGTTAGGGGAGGTGAAGAGAACCTCATTGAGTACCTCAGTGAGAAGAAGTTGAAGCAGCCAAATGGATTCTGTGACAGTTACTTGGCTCAGCAGTTGGGGATCATTGACAATCTGAACAAACAGCGTTTCCAGCTGAAGCCGCAGAGCGAGCACTGCGATCTGGAAGGGCAGAGCCAGGCGGATGGAGCGTTTCAGGACATGTACCAGGACTTACTGGAGTCTCAGGGACAGCTGCATCtgggggcagggaatggggacaccgGTGCCATcggtgctgggagctgcctgcaggctcCAGGCATTCCCAACTGCATGGTGGGTGACTTCAGGCGGAACCGGCAGCTGGGCCCCAGCACCTTCCCCGTGAGGTCTGCTCACCTCTTGGGCCGGTCCGTGGTGCCTGTGGTGGAGCCCCACACCTTGTTCTCCCAGGATGATCTCAAACGCCTGTACCCCTGCTTTACAGAGAAGATGTACAGTGACAGCGCCCTCTCTGGTTTTGTGTCAGCATTTGGATTTCAAAAGCAAGTGAAAAGCCGCAGCGGGCCTGCCAGCGAGCTGCATGTCAGACTGGAAGAGTGTTATGAGCAGTGGAGAGctttggagaaagaaagaaagaag actGAATCAGCTCTTGCTAAGAATTTCCAAGGGAAGAAGGTTTCCAGTACTAACAACATTCCAATTCCAAGGCTGACATCAAATCCATCAAGGGTTGATCGTTTAATTGTGGATCAGCTACGGGAACAAGCCAGA GTGGTGACTCTGCTGGGGAAGATGGAGCGCCTGCGCAGTTCCCCGCTCCACGCCAACGTCTCCACTGCCCTGGATAAGCAGCTGGAGTCCATCCACGTGGTGCAGGCTCGCAGGAAGGATGAGATTGTCAACGCTTCCAGCCGGCAGAGGCACGGCCCTCCCCGCTGCCAGGATGAGAGAG TGGTGCTCGCTCTGGCCGCGGCGCTCCgagccctggggctggccaCGCGCAAGGTCCGCACCATGCTCTGGTGCGCCTTCCAGATGACGCTGCCCAAACCCTCTGCTGGCAAACGGGCTCGGGAGAGACTTCCCCAGGAGGGGGCAGCGCCCGAAGAGAAACGAGCGGAGACTCCTCCGGctgcggccccggccccgcgggggcCCAGGGAAGGGGGTGCAGAGGGAGCCCCGGGGCCGTGCTCGGAGCTGCTCCACAGTGTGTATGAGAGAGGAGAGATGAATTCCTCCtaa
- the CCDC43 gene encoding coiled-coil domain-containing protein 43 isoform X1 has product MAAPGGAGAAPMAIAVPIPAPMLVPDPPPFPAWLAARLDALGLDRAVYGAYIEGLLREEESDEERLEALRAVLAACLEEDLLTDVCREVVERWSDSQVVDAKEEKEDEVQAITSMMEKQARIVVKPREVSQEEKQRKAALLAQYANVTDEEDGGDEQDGLTTAVNIGSEKSLFRNTNVEDVLNARKLERELLRDEFQKKKEQDKLQREKDKLAKQERKEKEKKRTQKGERKR; this is encoded by the exons atggcggcgcccggcggggcgggcgcggccccgATGGCGATCGCGGTGCCGATCCCGGCTCCCATGCTGGTCCCGGACCCGCCGCCCTTCCCCGCCTGGCTCGCAGCGAGGCTGGACGCGCTGGGGCTGGACCGCGCCGTGTACGGCGCCTACATCGAGGGGCTGCTGCGGGAGGAGGAGAGCGACGAGGAGCGGCTGGAGGCGCTGCGGGCCGTCCTGGCCGCCTGCCTG GAAGAAGATCTCCTGACTGATGTGTGCAGGGAGGTTGTGGAAAGGTGGTCTGACTCCCAGGTCGTTGATGccaaagaggagaaggaag ATGAGGTCCAGGCCATCACCAGCATGATGGAGAAGCAGGCCAGGATAGTGGTGAAGCCcagggaggtgtcccaggaggagaagcagaggaaggCTGCACTCCTGGCCCAGTATGCCAACGTGACCGACGAGGAGGA TGGTGGGGATGAACAGGATGGATTGACGACAGCAGTAAATATTGGATCAGAAAAAT CGCTGTTCCGAAACACCAACGTGGAGGATGTGCTGAATGCCAGGAAActggagagggagctgctgagggatgagttccagaagaagaaagagcagGACAAACTGCAGAGGGAGAAGGACAAGCTGGCCAAGCAGGAGcggaaggagaaggagaagaaacgAACACAGAAGGGCGAGCGGAAGCGGTAG